Part of the Brassica oleracea var. oleracea cultivar TO1000 chromosome C8, BOL, whole genome shotgun sequence genome is shown below.
AATACTTTGGGTACCCACGGGTAAACCTATACCATATTGGGTTATTTTTTGGGTTTGGATTTCAACCTTGATGTTTCTGGGTTTTTGTAGGTTGGGTATAAACTGGATTGGATTATTTGTGGGTTGGGCTGGGCTGGGTTATTTTACCCTACGTTAACATCCCTAGTTGCGGCTGTATCATCTGGAGGTCAGATGAATGCGAAGGACCTAACCGACGCTACTGCCCATTTCTTCATAGCTCAGAATGCACCAGCCGGAAATCGAACCCGGGTCTGTACCGTGGCAGGGTACTATTCTACCACTAGACCACTGGTGCTTGTTGTTTTAGACTATATTAATTCCATCTTAGTTACACCATTTTAACCTCTGGAAACAAGGATGATAATTCACCACAAGATTGAAAGTTACATGGTTTTTGTATAACTGAAGCAAAGTCAGCAGCTATTCAAGTATTGATCTGGACTTTGAGTTTCCATGTTTACTCAATCCACAAGTAATTATAGGTGGAAGTTTAAGGATTGGTAAATGAACCGATGTCTCGTCTGTTTGATTCATCTATTACATAACTTATTTCAGTCCGGGCACGTCCGATGTGTTGCAAAATCTGGAACAAGTATGCACGTCTCATTAAATTGTTATTATTAAAAGTTTGAAAACAACATTTTTGTACAAAAGGCCTATGGGTGAAAACGAGATCTTCTTACATCTACTCTATTAAAATAGAATCCTAAATTTATCTACCATTAATGTTGTCATTTAAGTTTTGGACTGTTTCAAGTTTGTTAGAAAGCTGCTTAATTTATGGATCATTTCAAGATTGTTACAATCTAATTATTATGTAACACACTGCTGTTACAAATGGAACCGGACAACTTCCATTAAACCAACATTAAAATCTATTAAAAGTAAACCAATATATTAACACGATTTAATTTAATTCTGGATGTACTCTATTATAAGTATAACAAACGAATTACGTTCTATGTAATCTGTTAATGTAGACCGACTGTATATATACAATTATATTAGCAATACAATAACTTTGATTTAGACCACTTTTACTAAAGATGATACTTGCTCTAAGTTGATTTATAAGTTTCTCATCGACATAATATCATCACACAAAGAATATGTATGTGTTTGGTTCCTCTTTTCTTAAGTAGATAGATTAGATACGATCTCTTTTTACACCTTATTTTCGTGCAATATGTTAATTTGCTCTAACTTGATTGAATCTTTGTTATACTTAGAGATACCTGCCATTATGAACACACGTATGTCATTAAATAAACTTCAATCACATATAAACTTCAATCACATAATTTCATAAGTGCCAAACTTAAGAATATAACTTTTGCAAAATTTCTTTTTTTGAAATACAGAATAAGTTAGAAATTACATGTATTTTTAATTATTTCAAATTCTTATATCTAATCTATTAATTTAGGGTCCTATTTTATCTACTACTAACAAGTCATAGTAGAACCACTTAAAGAATTAGGTAATATAACATATTTGATTATTTACATTAATAATAAACCAACTTTAAATTTGATTTTTTTNNNNNNNNNNNNNNNNNNNNNNNNNNNNNNNNNNNNNNNNNNNNNNNNNNNNNNNNNNNNNNNNNNNNNNNNNNNNNNNNNNNNNNNNNNNNNNNNNNNNNNNNNNNNNNNNNNNNNNNNNTTTTATTATAAAACAAGAATATACTATTCTTTATAAATTCTATAATTATATTCTGTGTTATATAAAAATAGAAGTGCTATATGAATTAAATATGACAAAATTCTATTAAATAGGTAAATTAACAAAAACAATTTAAAAAATCATCTAAATAAATTATCACTCATCATTAAAATAGGTTAAAATTTGTAAACTATGTAAGATTTTTATACAAAAATAAATAAATTAAAATATGTTAAACTTTAATATCTACAACTATATATTATCTTTTTATTTATTTTGAAACTCTCAACAATATATTGTTTAAAATGTTTATATAAAAATATAATAATATATAATAACCTTTAGTTCATATACTATTTAAAAATATGTTATTAGAAAACTATTAAATTTTAGTAATTCATTTAAAGTATTAATGACAAATCAAATTTTAATTATATATTTTTATTTTAATTATAAAGAAATATGTTGAGAAGAAAATAGAAAATATTACCAAAATTCAAATATTTTTTTATAAGATAGTGTAGTAACGTAGTAACAAAAACAAATTCAAAATTCATGTAATCTTCTAAACTGAAAAATAGTTGTGTATTTTTTTAAAATTTTCTTGACAAAATATAAAATGTTGAAAATAAATATTCAAACACAAAATGATATATTTCAAATTTTACAAAAGATAAAATCATAGATAATAAAGAATAACTTTTTGAAATGCACCAAGAAAAAACAAACTATATATGTTGTAAAAATTAAAGCAATCTAATATTTTGAAATCTTAATTAAAAATAAAAAGAAAACTCAATATCATAACATCCAAAATATCATATATCAATAAAATTTACTAAAATAATGTGTTATATGCTAATATATATAAAATCTACTAAAATAATAGGGCTATATTATTTAAACAAAATAGTGTTTTTCCTTATCAATCCCGCTAAATACTAAAATAATATATGTTAAAGTACATTTTTTAAACACAACATGTAAATATAAATTCTCTTAAACATATTTCTTTTCTATAATATAAATAAATACAATTTTAAAATGTATTATAGAAAAATGTATAAATTAAAGAAAAAAACGTATTTTAAAGGAGATAATCTATTTGATTATTTTATATTGTTATTTTATTGGACCTAACTCGAAAATATATTAGTAAATAACAAAGTAAAATGTATGAAACAAATCACTATATGTTAATATGTTAATAATGTCGAATAAGAAATATAAAAATAAATTATGAGTTACACAATATATAATAATAAAATGAAATTTGTATATTTAAAACATTTGTAATAATATCAAATATATTTATAAAATAAAAAATTATCCGCACGGACGTGCGGGTTAAAATCTAGTATATCCTTAAAATATAGTATTGTTGAATTATCTTAACACCATTCTTTTTATATACTTCGTTATAACATCCAAAGAACATCAACTCGGCTTCGACTTGGTTTTGAGTTTTTTTATGAAATGATGTAACTGTTTCAGCTCTTGTTCTCTATTAGCTTATGTAATATCTTAACCAAGTTACAAAGGATCAAACTTCTCAACAACGTGCATGAACTCCTTTCATCTACATCACCAGATTGCTTGCATTTGGTGAAAAAAACTTTGGATTACTGATGTCAAATCAGTAGCCGAACCTGAGGCCAATCAGTTGCACCAATCAGCCGACCAAAGGACCAGCCAGGATATGTTCTCAGTAAAAACTTCATATCTCACCAACCAGGAGGAAGTTTTCCACGAAACCAATTTTCGTAGATTCTACACTCAAAAAGAGAACGCGGCGAATTGGTTTCATATCAAAAGGATAAATGGTTTAGAAGATATGCCATTTTCAAATCAAGGGTGGCCCGACTTGCCTTATTTGGAAGGTCAGTGGTTTAATCAGTTGCAAACCAAAAATTGGCGACCATAAGATTTATCTATGCAATCAGGAGACACATACAAGGGTCCAGATAGACATGTCAATTAGGGCCGAAGCCCGTAGCCCGAGCCCGCCCAACCCTAAAAATTACCGGGTTTGGGCTTAGCTTTATAAGCCCAAAAAAAAATTGGGCCTTTCGGGCTAAGCCCATTTGGGCTTTGGGTATTTTGGGCTTAAGTCCGTTTGGGCTAGGGCCGGCCCGAAAACCCGAAATTTATATTTTAGCGTAAATATTATCCTTCTTTCTTGTAATCGAAACTATTATTAGTATTGATATATTATTTTAATATTTTTATCTAAACTCTAATAAAGCAAATATAAAAGTTTTTAATGCACTTTATTGTTTCATCATTACAAGTGTTACATTTTAAATTTTACAAAAGTACATTCTTCTTTCATGTACAACATGTTTTTATTTTCAAAATATAAAGTATAAAACGTTTGACCATGTTTATCATAAATTTTGTTCTCTTATATTTTTTGTTTTAATTGATATTTGATTATTTAAATCTTATTAAATTTGGTTTGTGTATAAAATGTTTTTAAAACATACGAAAAAATAAAAAATTTGTGATAGACAAGAAAATTTTAAACTCACTTTATACTTTTTTTATTTTTAAAAAATGAAACTCTTTTTTAATGAAAATTCACATGTATGAAAACGATGGAAGTGACAATGACAAATTATTTTTCGAAAAGCCCACAAAAGCCCGAAAAGCCCTGTAGCCCTATAAGGGCCGGGCCGGGCTTTGAATTCTAGGCCCAAATTATTTTCGGGCCGGGCCGGGCTCAAATATTTACGGGTTTAGCGGGTTTGGGCCGGACCGGGCCGGGCCAGCCCGAATTGACACTCCTAGGTCCAGAAGAGTCAGGCACGTTCTTATCATGCACCAGAATGCACCAGATTACATGGAATCAAAAGAGACAGTACTTACCATTTTTGGATGCTTTCACATTTGGAGGAATAGAGCACCAACGACCAACCTATCAATTAATTACTCATCAGGAAACCTACAGCTGCACCAGCATCCACCAGAATACTCAGAATCAACCAAGACCAGAATTGTCATTTTTGGAGTCAAAAGCCATGAATTCCCAACAGCTCTTTTCTCACCAGGCTTGGAATGATTTCGACCATTATTTCAGCAATCAAGATGTTTCTAAGAAGCTTTCCTACAGTATAAAACTGTCCAGATACAAAGCCATCATTCCAGCCCTTGAGTATAAGGAGCCAATTATGGAAAGATTGTGAAATCAATTCGACCAACAATCTCCAAACCGAGATTACTCAACTAAGGCAACTTCCACATAATCGATCCAAGACATCCAGAGGACAAATCTCACGATCCAGAAGAGCCTTACATGATTTTACCACACACCAGCAAGCATGGGAATAAGAAGATCTTCATTTCGAGTAACTTACCTTTTTCGGATTCATTCTTGCTTGGAGGAGTTAAGGACCAACGGCTCTTTCCCTTTGAACCAGAAGATACCAAAATCAATGTGAATTTATTCAGCAACCAGAGAATCCTATTTCGTGGATACAAAACCAAGATATCAAGATACAAGATCAGTTCTTCCAAATAGCCACAAATCAGCCTAACGGCTAGTTTATTGAAGACAAAGACCATTAGCTTTATTTTTCGTGTATTTTCTTTCCTTTCTAGAGTATTAAAACGTTGTAGTAGACCCAATATCGAGCCTATATAAGCTCAGGTCATAGTTCATTGTAAAGCACCCTTGATCATTGAAAGTAATAAGAAACTGTTTTTCTTTTAAAACAAAGTTGTGAATTCTTTGTTGTTAGTTCTCTAGTTCTTTGTGTGTGATTCACTAAGACCTATTGAAGCCACGTCCAGGGAGCCTTGTGTGATTCAAGACTATCTGTTCGTCCATTGATTAAGAGAGTCGATCCATATCTCTAAATAAGCCACGTCCAGAGAGTCTTGTGAGATTCAAGGCAAACTGTTCGTCCATTGATTGAGCGAGTCAGTCCCTATCCATCGATCCATCTCATCCACCGGCCAAAGCTTGAGAGTGTTATACAACCAGCAAGCTTAGCTCCATTACATCCATCAATCCGACCATTCTTCTCATCTCATCACCTTCTTATTCTCTGTTTCATCTTTCAATTGTTTCAGGTTATCAAGTTGGATATTGGCCATATCGACCATTAGACCTCATCTAGGGTCAATCCGATTTGAACCTCGGAAACCAATTTGGTCAACCCAGAATTTGGGCTGCATCAATTACTAACATAGTTACAAAGAGATAAAAACGTTAGATTGTGTTAAAACGTTTTAGTTTAAATTTTTAAATGGAAAATACATAGTTTTTTACAATAACATTAACTGAGCGCTTCAGCAGAATCTGAACGTCTGTTGTAAAAGGAGCATTATCACTCACTGACAGTAATATGAAGTTTTTCTGTTGATACACAGTTTGGTACACTGACCCCGACAACGGATTGGGTAGTTTTGGATTTAAACATGTGGTGATGGAACCTCTTTAGACTTAGGCCCCACCGAACTCAACAAAGACTTACCATAAACGTCCTCTTAATGTAATCTTCAACTCCTTTGCTTTATAAGATATTTTGCATCTCTTTTTCTTTTCGTCGAGGAGATATTTTCGTTTCAAATTTGACAAAGTTGTAAAAGATGATAATGATATCTCAGAAAGCACAAATACATATGAAAATAAAAAATATTCATAATAATAGTACTACTTTTTTTTTGGTCATAATAATAGTACTACTAAAAAAAACATATCGAAGATTGGAGATATTTTCCTTCCAGATATTTTCTTTTCCTTTTTAAGTCTCTCTTCTCACGAATCGACCCTACAAATAATTGAAAAGAAATCCATCGCAAGAAAGTTCATAAGAAATTCTAGAGTTGTAGGGTTATTTAGCACAAAATTAATCAGTGTTATGAAAGTAAATAACGATAATTAAAAAGGAACAAGAGAGTGACCTTGAAACGAGGTCGTTTATCGGCGTTAAGCTTTCGGACTTGATACCTTATCTTCTTAGAGAAGAGCCTACTTTGTCTCTTCTCTTTGTATCTTAACACACTCGCTTCTCGTCTCATGTTTCTCCCTTCATCCATCACCGGTACTTCCCCACTCTGAATATAAATCATCAATGCTAATAATCAAAATTAAATTACTAACCATGACTTGCACAACAAGTAAGAGATAAGCGGTAACTAACATAAAGGGCATTGGCCGGACCCCTTAGCAGTGAAGTGTTTGTCCACAGAGGTTGCTGGGGGCGATCAGACCAAGCATTAATAACTTCTTGATGGTTCAAGTTCAGCTTCAGACTCAACTCTTTGTCTTCATAATCCGTCGACATATTATTATCCCAACCCCCAGAACTTGAGCCTTCTTGATCAGTACTCAATCTTTTCTCTTCTTCCTCTACATCTTCATGATCTTCTTTAAAGAAATCCCAGGTGAGTTCTTGAGAGCATTTTGAACCGTCAAGGTTGAGGTCGAAAATGCTGTCAAAATCATTTATGGACTCGATGGTTGAAGAAGGTTGATAATCATCTTCTTCTTTCTTGGGTAATCTTTGTGTATCCATATATGTCTTATCTTTTCCTCAGTTTTTTTTTTCTCTCCACTCTTATATTTTCTTTCGGTGTCTATCCAACCTCAAACAAAAAGAACATATATAGATATATAGATATTATTTACA
Proteins encoded:
- the LOC106309933 gene encoding zinc finger protein CONSTANS-LIKE 7-like; amino-acid sequence: MDTQRLPKKEEDDYQPSSTIESINDFDSIFDLNLDGSKCSQELTWDFFKEDHEDVEEEEKRLSTDQEGSSSGGWDNNMSTDYEDKELSLKLNLNHQEVINAWSDRPQQPLWTNTSLLRGPANALYSGEVPVMDEGRNMRREASVLRYKEKRQSRLFSKKIRYQVRKLNADKRPRFKGRFVRRET